From the genome of Miscanthus floridulus cultivar M001 chromosome 10, ASM1932011v1, whole genome shotgun sequence, one region includes:
- the LOC136486935 gene encoding protein SINE1-like yields the protein MGLSPLLRQELDNLDKDADSRRAAMKALKSYARHLDSKSIPHFLAEVSDTTTAAGGAAGAGIPTGEFTISLYEVLARVHGRNIVPQIGNIMATIMRTLSSSGGSFPLHQACSKVVPAIARYGIDPSSTPDDEKAAIIASLCRPLCGALMGTTQQDGGAASGAALCLKALVESTNWRFASGEMVNEVCLKVAGAMHDRATRSNAHMGLAMALVKHNGLIAEAYARSIVRSGLQILDGDTAESSSQKRLSAIQMINFFMKFVDPRCLSSELGRVIAVMEKCQNDRMPFVRGAAFEASQSAKSIASQKGSRHEVGTSPMVGSNFHKRREKSPCKSLWSAKGSPAGSTVAASPAQFRSPESQVVDSSIMNGSTPTESPVSVGQSSCNFDQSRRTNRRLWNNDGVDVSLKDGLFIQLCSNSNSYEDDLGEVCDSEVTDAHFECTNTFAGFVSRSPNGSISRDKTPSPRASDSPISIDNVKIYSTPRKLLRLLQSSYDSDSASIVGQSTAKLSGLSSPDQEHEELVISSEQMQSLHSDSKADEMKDENETIDMQNSNDRTETLSNADESGLSTTEAENTSSKASPEIELKEDDVCITSSIVKTRKYRTKFTFVLSVIVIILAIITMFIRIENYDDSVYLVPT from the exons ATGGGCCTGAGCCCGCTGCTGCGGCAGGAGCTGGACAACCTGGACAAAGACGCCGATAGCCGCCGCGCTGCCATGAAGGCGCTCAAGTCCTACGCCAGGCACCTTGACTCCAAGTCCATCCCGCACTTCCTCGCCGAGGTCTCCGACACCACCACGGCCGCGGGCGGCGCCGCAGGCGCCGGCATACCGACCGGTGAGTTCACCATCTCGCTCTACGAGGTGCTGGCGCGGGTGCACGGGCGCAACATCGTGCCGCAGATCGGCAACATCATGGCCACAATCATGCGCACGCTCTCCTCCAGCGGGGGATCCTTCCCGCTCCACCAGGCCTGCTCCAAGGTGGTGCCCGCCATCGCGCGGTACGGCATCGACCCGTCGTCCACGCCCGACGACGAGAAGGCCGCCATCATCGCGTCCCTCTGCAGGCCGCTCTGCGGCGCACTCATGGGAACGACCCAGCAGGACGGCGGCGCCGCGTCCGGCGCGGCGCTGTGCCTGAAGGCGCTCGTCGAGTCCACCAACTGGAGGTTCGCGTCCGGGGAGATGGTGAACGAGGTTTGCCTCAAGGTGGCCGGGGCGATGCACGACCGGGCAACGCGCTCGAACGCGCACATGGGCCTCGCCATGGCGCTGGTGAAGCACAATGGCCTGATTGCGGAGGCGTACGCGAGGTCCATTGTGCGGTCGGGGCTGCAGATCCTTGATGGGGACACGGCGGAGAGCAGCTCGCAGAAGCGCCTCTCGGCGATCCAGATgatcaacttcttcatgaagtttGTTGACCCCAGGTGCTTGTCTTCAGAGCTTGGCAGGGTGATTGCTGTGATGGAGAAGTGCCAGAATGACCGCATGCCGTTCGTGCGAGGTGCTGCATTTGAGGCATCACAGAGCGCGAAGAGCATCGCCTCGCAGAAGGGATCAAGACATGAGGTTGGCACAAGCCCAATGGTTGGCTCCAATTTTCACAAGAGAAGGGAGAAGAGCCCGTGCAAGAGCCTCTGGAGTGCCAAGGGCAGCCCTGCAGGTTCCACCGTCGCTGCTTCTCCAGCCCAGTTCAGGTCCCCGGAATCCCAGGTTGTGGATTCGTCTATCATGAATGGCAGCACACCCACCGAGTCGCCGGTCTCAGTCGGGCAGTCCTCATGCAACTTTGATCAGAGTCGGCGCACGAACCGGAGGTTGTGGAACAATGATGGCGTCGATGTTTCTCTGAAGGATGGCTTGTTCATTCAGCTTTGCTCAAACAGCAATTCCTATGAAGATGACTTGGGCGAGGTCTGTGACAGTGAGGTGACTGATGCGCACTTTGAGTGCACTAACACATTTGCAGGATTTGTGTCACGAAGCCCAAATGGCTCCATATCAAGAGACAAGACTCCCAGTCCCAGG GCTTCAGACAGCCCGATCAGCATTGATAACGTGAAGATATACTCAACACCAAGGAAGCTTCTCCGATTGCTTCAAAGCTCATACGACTCTGACTCTGCTAGCATTGTGGGGCAATCCACTGCAAAGCTCAGTGGCTTATCATCACCAGATCAGGAACATGAGGAACTAGTGATCTCATCTGAACAGATGCAATCTCTGCATTCAGACAGCAAAGCTGATGAGATGAAGGATGAGAATGAAACCATTGATATGCAGAACAGCAATGATAGGACTGAGACTCTATCCAATGCCGATGAATCAGGACTTTCCACTACCGAGGCTGAGAACACATCGAGCAAGGCTTCCCCTGAAATTGAACTTAAAGAGGATGATGTCTGTATTACAAGCAGCATAGTGAAGACGAGGAAGTACAGAACAAAATTCACTTTTGTTCTGAGCGTGATTGTGATTATTTTAGCGATCATCACCATGTTTATTAGGATAGAGAATTATGATGATTCAGTGTACCTTGTCCCCACTTGA